The proteins below come from a single Malus sylvestris chromosome 3, drMalSylv7.2, whole genome shotgun sequence genomic window:
- the LOC126616708 gene encoding calcium-dependent protein kinase 8-like isoform X2: MGNCCVTLGAPGQNKNKNNKKKTNPFATDFGGINGKDGDGKLLVLKDPTGRDISAQYDLGRELGRGEFGVTYLCTEASSDEKFACKSISKKKLRTAVDIEDVRREVEIMQHLPPHPNIVTLKDTYEDGDAVHIVMELCEGGELFDRIVARGHYTERAAAGVMRTIVEVVQMCHKHGVMHRDLKPENFLFANKKETASLKAIDFGLSVFFKPGEQFNEIVGSPYYMAPEVLKRNYGPEVDIWSAGVILYILLCGVPPFWAETEQGVAQAIIRSVVDFKRDPWPRVSDNAKDLVKKMLDPDPKKRLTAKEVLDHPWIQNAKKAPNVPLGETVRARLQQFSVMNKLKKRALGVIAEHLSVAEVAGIKEAFQMMDTGNKGKVTIEELRSGIQHLGQNISDPDLQILMEAADVDGDGALNYGEFVVVTVHLKKMANDEHLHKAFAFFDQNQSGHIEIEELRNALTNDVDVGGEEVIHAIMHDVDTDKDGRISYEEFAAMMKAGTDWRKASRQYSRERFNSISLKLMREGSFTVGNEA, translated from the exons ATGGGAAATTGCTGTGTAACCCTTGGCGCACCTGGccagaacaagaacaagaacaacaagaagaagacaaaCCCATTTGCAACAGATTTTGGTGGCATTAATGGAAAAGATGGTGATGGCAAGCTGTTGGTCTTGAAAGACCCCACAGGTCGAGACATTTCGGCCCAATATGATCTGGGACGCGAACTTGGCCGAGGCGAATTCGGGGTAACATATCTGTGCACAGAGGCATCCTCCGACGAAAAATTTGCATGCAAATCGATATCAAAGAAGAAGCTTAGAACAGCGGTGGATATTGAGGATGTGAGGAGGGAAGTTGAGATAATGCAGCATTTGCCTCCACACCCAAATATTGTGACATTAAAGGACACTTATGAAGATGGTGATGCGGTTCACATTGTGATGGAGTTGTGTGAGGGCGGTGAGCTGTTCGACCGCATTGTTGCTAGGGGTCATTACACAGAACGTGCTGCTGCAGGTGTAATGAGGACGATTGTTGAAGTAGTTCAG ATGTGTCATAAACACGGAGTAATGCATCGTGATCTCAAACCAGAAAACTTCCTATTTGCAAATAAGAAGGAAACAGCCTCTTTGAAAGCAATTGATTTTGGACTGTCTGTGTTCTTTAAACCTG GTGAGCAATTTAATGAGATAGTGGGCAGTCCTTATTACATGGCTCCAGAGGTTCTGAAGCGCAACTATGGACCCGAGGTTGACATTTGGAGTGCTGGGGTTATCCTATATATTTTACTTTGTGGTGTTCCACCTTTCTGGGCAG AAACTGAACAAGGGGTAGCACAAGCAATTATTCGATCCGTCGTTGATTTCAAGAGGGACCCCTGGCCTAGAGTTTCTGATAATGCAAAGGACCTTGTGAAGAAAATGCTTGATCCTGATCCGAAGAAGAGGCTGACAGCTAAGGAAGTGCTTG ATCATCCTTGGATACAAAATGCCAAGAAGGCCCCAAATGTCCCACTTGGTGAAACTGTGAGAGCAAGGCTGCAACAGTTTTCTGTAATGAACAAGCTGAAGAAAAGAGCTCTTGGG GTCATAGCTGAGCATTTATCAGTTGCGGAAGTAGCTGGCATAAAAGAGGCTTTTCAAATGATGGACACTGGCAACAAGGGCAAGGTGACCATAGAAGAGCTACGAAGCGGGATACAACACTTAGGGCAAAATATTTCTGATCCAGATCTTCAAATACTAATGGAAGCT GCTGATGTTGATGGGGATGGAGCTCTAAACTATGGAGAGTTTGTTGTTGTCACGGTTCACCTTAAAAAGATGGCGAATGACGAGCACCTACATAAAGCCTTTGCCTTCTTTGATCAAAACCAAAGTGGCCATATAGAAATTGAAGAATTGAGAAATGCGTTAACTAATGATGTTGACGTAGGTGGTGAGGAAGTCATCCATGCGATTATGCATGACGTGGACACAGATAAG GATGGACGCATAAGTTATGAGGAGTTTGCTGCTATGATGAAGGCTGGTACAGATTGGAGAAAAGCATCTAGACAATATTCACGGGAAAGATTCAACAGCATAAGCCTGAAGTTGATGAGAGAAGGGTCTTTTACAGTTGGCAATGAGG CGTGA
- the LOC126616708 gene encoding calcium-dependent protein kinase 8-like isoform X1, with protein sequence MGNCCVTLGAPGQNKNKNNKKKTNPFATDFGGINGKDGDGKLLVLKDPTGRDISAQYDLGRELGRGEFGVTYLCTEASSDEKFACKSISKKKLRTAVDIEDVRREVEIMQHLPPHPNIVTLKDTYEDGDAVHIVMELCEGGELFDRIVARGHYTERAAAGVMRTIVEVVQMCHKHGVMHRDLKPENFLFANKKETASLKAIDFGLSVFFKPGEQFNEIVGSPYYMAPEVLKRNYGPEVDIWSAGVILYILLCGVPPFWAETEQGVAQAIIRSVVDFKRDPWPRVSDNAKDLVKKMLDPDPKKRLTAKEVLDHPWIQNAKKAPNVPLGETVRARLQQFSVMNKLKKRALGVIAEHLSVAEVAGIKEAFQMMDTGNKGKVTIEELRSGIQHLGQNISDPDLQILMEAADVDGDGALNYGEFVVVTVHLKKMANDEHLHKAFAFFDQNQSGHIEIEELRNALTNDVDVGGEEVIHAIMHDVDTDKDGRISYEEFAAMMKAGTDWRKASRQYSRERFNSISLKLMREGSFTVGNEGR encoded by the exons ATGGGAAATTGCTGTGTAACCCTTGGCGCACCTGGccagaacaagaacaagaacaacaagaagaagacaaaCCCATTTGCAACAGATTTTGGTGGCATTAATGGAAAAGATGGTGATGGCAAGCTGTTGGTCTTGAAAGACCCCACAGGTCGAGACATTTCGGCCCAATATGATCTGGGACGCGAACTTGGCCGAGGCGAATTCGGGGTAACATATCTGTGCACAGAGGCATCCTCCGACGAAAAATTTGCATGCAAATCGATATCAAAGAAGAAGCTTAGAACAGCGGTGGATATTGAGGATGTGAGGAGGGAAGTTGAGATAATGCAGCATTTGCCTCCACACCCAAATATTGTGACATTAAAGGACACTTATGAAGATGGTGATGCGGTTCACATTGTGATGGAGTTGTGTGAGGGCGGTGAGCTGTTCGACCGCATTGTTGCTAGGGGTCATTACACAGAACGTGCTGCTGCAGGTGTAATGAGGACGATTGTTGAAGTAGTTCAG ATGTGTCATAAACACGGAGTAATGCATCGTGATCTCAAACCAGAAAACTTCCTATTTGCAAATAAGAAGGAAACAGCCTCTTTGAAAGCAATTGATTTTGGACTGTCTGTGTTCTTTAAACCTG GTGAGCAATTTAATGAGATAGTGGGCAGTCCTTATTACATGGCTCCAGAGGTTCTGAAGCGCAACTATGGACCCGAGGTTGACATTTGGAGTGCTGGGGTTATCCTATATATTTTACTTTGTGGTGTTCCACCTTTCTGGGCAG AAACTGAACAAGGGGTAGCACAAGCAATTATTCGATCCGTCGTTGATTTCAAGAGGGACCCCTGGCCTAGAGTTTCTGATAATGCAAAGGACCTTGTGAAGAAAATGCTTGATCCTGATCCGAAGAAGAGGCTGACAGCTAAGGAAGTGCTTG ATCATCCTTGGATACAAAATGCCAAGAAGGCCCCAAATGTCCCACTTGGTGAAACTGTGAGAGCAAGGCTGCAACAGTTTTCTGTAATGAACAAGCTGAAGAAAAGAGCTCTTGGG GTCATAGCTGAGCATTTATCAGTTGCGGAAGTAGCTGGCATAAAAGAGGCTTTTCAAATGATGGACACTGGCAACAAGGGCAAGGTGACCATAGAAGAGCTACGAAGCGGGATACAACACTTAGGGCAAAATATTTCTGATCCAGATCTTCAAATACTAATGGAAGCT GCTGATGTTGATGGGGATGGAGCTCTAAACTATGGAGAGTTTGTTGTTGTCACGGTTCACCTTAAAAAGATGGCGAATGACGAGCACCTACATAAAGCCTTTGCCTTCTTTGATCAAAACCAAAGTGGCCATATAGAAATTGAAGAATTGAGAAATGCGTTAACTAATGATGTTGACGTAGGTGGTGAGGAAGTCATCCATGCGATTATGCATGACGTGGACACAGATAAG GATGGACGCATAAGTTATGAGGAGTTTGCTGCTATGATGAAGGCTGGTACAGATTGGAGAAAAGCATCTAGACAATATTCACGGGAAAGATTCAACAGCATAAGCCTGAAGTTGATGAGAGAAGGGTCTTTTACAGTTGGCAATGAGGGTAGGTGA
- the LOC126614528 gene encoding uncharacterized protein LOC126614528, which yields MLPLYSPSLHGKPPLSLQPFSPTSYKLKTCISELLEPGHGIFRKKNTNPYHHNSSFSSSSCIVCAVENESQRFEVDPDKAREALKNLDQQLQSRSQTKFRPPKEKAPDVTFTRDRTKDEQVEEFSGSFFTITAAAVFAFTVFYNVLFYTVIKPAIDGPGAAPYTVVQREILKDQF from the exons ATGCTTCCCCTGTATTCTCCTTCACTTCACGGTAAACCACCATTGTCACTGCAACCATTTTCTCCCACAAGTTATAAgcttaaaacatgcatttcTGAATTGCTAGAGCCTGGCCATGGCATTTTCAGGAAGAAGAACACAAACCCATATCACcataattcttctttctcctcctcttcctgTATTGTTTGTGCAGTGGAGAACGAGTCGCAGCGGTTTGAGGTAGACCCAGATAAGGCCAGAGAAGCTCTTAAAAATCTTGACCAGCAACTTCAATCCCGCTCCCAAACTAAATTCCGCCCTCCAAAGGAAAagg CACCGGACGTGACTTTTACAAGAGATCGAACAAAAGATGAGCAAGTTGAAGAATTTTCAGGATCGTTCTTCACAATCACGGCTGCTGCAGTCTTTGCTTTCACCGTCTTCTATAATGTGCTGTTTTACACTGTTATAAAACCAGCCATAGATGGACCGGGGGCAGCTCCATACACAGTTGTTCAAAGAGAAATCCTAAAGGACCAGTTTTGA